TAAGAGTTTGCCGGATGGTTCTTTACTGCAATTGAGCAGTCAGGAGCACCAGTTATTGCTGACGAGTGGGCAAAGCCGTTTTTCTTTGACCACTTTAGCGGCTGAGGATTTTCCGAACCTTGAGCAGTGGGATGGTGAAGTCGAGTTTCAGATCACCCGACTTGAACTACGCCAACTGTTGGAAGCCACGCATTTTTCGATGGCCAATCAGGACGTCCGCTACTACTTGAACGGGATGTCGTTAGAGGTTGATAATAGCGAGATCAAAACCGTTGCAACCGATGGACACCGACTCGCGATTGCACAACACCAGTTAGCGGCATCGTTGAACACGCAACGTCAGTTGATCATTCCGCGTAAGGGTGTACAAGAAATCATGCGCTTGTTGCCGGCAGACGATGAACCTTTGACGATTCAGTTTGGCAGTAATCATATCCGTATTTTGGATCCTGAATTCACATTGACCAGTAAGCTGGTGGATGGTCGCTTCCCCGATTATCGTCGGGTGCTACCTCGTGGTGGTGATAAGCTGGTGAATGCGAATCGCGAATGGCTGCGTAGTGCATTTCAGCGTGTGTCTATACTGTCGAATGAAAAGTTCCGTGGTGTGCGCCTCAACCTGTCGAATGGCATGTTGAAGATCAGTGCGAACAACCCAGAGCAGGAACAAGCGGAAGAAACGGTTGAAGTTGAATATCAAGGTGATGACCTGGAAATCGGCTTTAACGTGTCTTATTTATTGGAT
The Pseudoalteromonas viridis DNA segment above includes these coding regions:
- the dnaN gene encoding DNA polymerase III subunit beta, coding for MQITISREQFLKPLMQVSGAIERKHTLPILSNVLVEVKNGVLSMTGTDLEIELVANVTLEEQVADASITLPAKKLLDICKSLPDGSLLQLSSQEHQLLLTSGQSRFSLTTLAAEDFPNLEQWDGEVEFQITRLELRQLLEATHFSMANQDVRYYLNGMSLEVDNSEIKTVATDGHRLAIAQHQLAASLNTQRQLIIPRKGVQEIMRLLPADDEPLTIQFGSNHIRILDPEFTLTSKLVDGRFPDYRRVLPRGGDKLVNANREWLRSAFQRVSILSNEKFRGVRLNLSNGMLKISANNPEQEQAEETVEVEYQGDDLEIGFNVSYLLDVLNTLKTEDVQFTLADTNSSALIEGASDDSAMYVVMPMRL